The genome window AACATCTCAGAGATTAGTATCAGTGTACTCTGGAGCACAGATAACAGTCAAGGTCCTACAAATCCTGACAAAAACATGCCATCTATTCTTCATATCAGTGTGCGGTGAGAATTACAAACCTGATTTTTCTCATGATTTAGGACCCAGTTGTCTCTTGCAGCCAGCATCTTCAGGGCAAAGACATTGTTGTAACTGAGGTACACctgcatacagacatacataaaGACATTCATTTGCAAGTACACAATGGACTATTGACTATCATAAAAAGATAAGGTTATCTTATATCGTGAAGTTATGCAGCCCATACAAATCTGACCAAGGACAATCTTTGTACTGAGACTAAAGGTGTATTAGAGAGTAGACTGAGAGGCAGATAGTATTGGTCAGCTCTATGAGAGTCAATGCAAGTGCTAGTGTGGGACTTCAAGTGGTCAGCTCTTGTCACGTTCTCCACACACAGCTCCTTACACTGTAACAGTACCTGGTTACTGGCATCCCAGGGGACAGACAGCGGCATCTCTGTTTGATTACAGGAGATAATGTACTTCCTGAAAAGGTCACAGAATGATTAAGGCAAGAAAAGATCACATATTCTTTCCTAAACTCAGGAGGATCAATTGGAAGTCACCCCTGGTATTACCTTGCGCATAGACAATATAGAGTTTTAAGGCACTGGTGGAAATGGAATCTAGTACAAAGCAGCATGTACAATCAcctgaaatgcccttgagcCAAGGAGTGAAAATTGCAAACAGCCAGTCAAATCTGTGCTTGTAAATATTATCTTATAGAATAAAGGGATGCTGTGCCTAGAAAATGTTGATGTGGTTTCACACAATTTAAGGGAGACTCCATAGAGACAAAAGGAGTATACTGCAATACCATGCAATGTAGATTGCACATACAGAGAACTGTTACATGTTACATGATACAAACAACTAGAGTGTTTAAATCTCCACACAAAATCAATTAATTTATTTCATTGATTTGTGTGATTATTAAATTAGATTTAATTCATTTCTTAACCAATGCTGTCAAAGTAAGATGTTACAAGGTATGGCATTATGCTCATCAAACCTTTATTAGCGACTCTACGGCTCCATCTTAATGCCGAAAGGTGCAACAACAGTCTAACTGATTAGAATGGCAGGCCTGTCTAGTTTTGTGTAGTGCCAGGAGTAACGTTCAAATTGTATCTATTCCCATTCTGATTCCGATTGTCATTCTGCTAATTGATTCCAGTTCCTCTCGATTCCTCATTTCAATTCCTCATTTCAAGTAAAAGAAAATAGATTAgacaaaatataaatatgtctttattctttattccaGGAGTCGTTTATGTTCTAAACCTTAACTGAGCATACACAAAgtgaatatttatttatttatataagtaTTGATCCATAAGCATGCATTAAAACACTAAGACCATATAGATCGATCTAGAGCAGCTAATTAAAATAACTGCTAGGCCTTGCCATTTCGGAGAGTctcaaaataaatgtctttacttgtttttgtttgccataATAAAGGAGCTATTGTGTTCAGGAATTGATAGGCAGAACTAAATTCAACTTTTTCATAATTTCTTAATTTTTCAATATATTTTTAAGATTAGTCTAAGTTCCGGTCCTTTCTTATCAGACACGATTCTGGTTATTTTTTATTGATTCTATTCAATTCCAATATTTCGGTTCCCAACCCTTGCCAGGAGTTTGTATGACGAGACGGTGACATCTCTTTCAGAAATGCTCTGCTCTCACATTCATGACAACTAATTTCACACTAAGCTGTCTCACCGGTCAAGTCGGATCTTCTTCCTTGCAATGGCCTCCTGGTACCTCCTCTGTCCCTCCTGTTTTGGAAGGACACCAGTTATTAGTTACTGATAGTAGTCTCTGTGGATCGCTTGATAAGAAATGTCATATGAAATCTGACTGGTTGGATTGCTTGTAATGAACTCTGAACCCTGAAATCTGACCCCTCACCATTGGCTCAGGTCTTATCGGGGGCAGAGTTTGCAGCCTCCCCGCTTCATCGAGCACCTCATATGTCATGAAGGCACTGTTGATGTGCCGAAGTGGTTCCTCCCCCTTATAGGCCTCTGCACACACTCCCACCTCCACACTGTTCAATAGGGCGGacagagaaaagacagagacaaACGCAAAGTCAAATAATAGACTCATCACTCATTTAGTGTCCATGTTTCTAATTCTCAGTGAAGGAACACTGACAACAAGGATTTAAAACGAGCATTCAAGAAGAGACCATGTTGCACTACTTTTAGAAATGACAGGGTTTGTTCCTTGTCTAATGTCTTAATGACTACATGTTTGGACCAAACTCTTTAAATggataatgtgttttttttcacaCCGAACAACACTGTCAGACTTTTTCCAGCCCTTATTTCAAGTGTCTCCAGGTTAAGAGTCATGACTGCAGTATGCTTTACAGTAGGGCTGaacgatttattgcatttgcgatagggctgtcaatcgattaaaaaaaataatcaaattaattacatactctgtgattaattcatctaaattaatcgcatatataatgtTTGCTgtaaaagtattttaaatatttaaattcaaatgaatcattgtaaaatcagcattagtgacattaaagttcaaaaactcttttattattattttcactgttcaaataattgccttaataatctatgatatgacctaatatgctgaggaaataaattcaaaagtgcttcgggaagaagttttttttcacatacaaggcatttcaggccacagatataacctaggggacacaatgaaaataaattaacactcccctcaatgtcaacacttatttctttgcattgatgtgcgactatagagatgatgaactccggtgatatgcaaattccttgctgcagacattgcagaggactttattttcaacactttatttttatcaacaacatcaggccgttttttaaaagtaaatgttccaatcaatgatccaggcagcacgttttcttctatctccttcattttacagtctaatttttactgactagaacggctcggggtcaaaggtcatacggaatcgattaatctgaactaatttttttaatcagttattttttctcaaattaattaatcgaaattaatcagttattttgacagccctaatttgcGATAATATCGCAATATGATGAAACACGATTTTCAAACCGCAAAGGCTGCGATTACGCTTTGTAATATGTGACATCACCAAAATGCACTTGCGCTTGCCGACGCGCCACCGACTCTTCACACCGACCACTGAAGAAGCAAAAAACGTAAACAAAAGGACCAGCTAACAGTGTCAAGAAAGGTCTGATCAGTAGAgctactttggttaaaaataaacctcTTCATTACCTTTTGCTCGAACCTGCCATGTCCCTGGTTCTAGTTCATAATTCCCCTGTGCTGCTACTTTGGCTGGTAACTTCGTTCACTTGTCCAGCTGACGATTAAAACTCCATGACTGTTTAggctgcacagcagccattcacCTGTGCACTGGGGACATTGTTTACTGGAGTACAGTGGGGGCATTTTCAATATCCAAGGGGGTTGGCGGCGCAAACATTTCATCTCACAGGTGATGCAATTGATGCATAATGTTATCCGCAAGTAGTTGACACAGCTAACCACCAAAACCCCAGCTGTTCTAACATTAGCTTACCAGCTAAGGCTCTAGGCTACATACATGCTGCTAACTGCTGATAATTTTGCCTGTTTAAAGAGGTTTGTCTCCGCGATTGGCTTTGTTGTGATATGAACAAACTAATGAACTAGCTaatttgcatgcatgcgtattgcGCTGCGGTGTTGATGCTAACCTTTAGTTAACACCAAGCGGAACGGTCATTCGGCCACATTTATTTGCGCTGCAACAATCTACAGTAGTTTGTTCCAATTCACGTGCAAGTAGTCTACAGTAGGGGTGGGCATATCGATCCAAATATCGATAGTATCGATACCAACATTGGTATTGGTATCGGATCGATACCATTGTGATGGGATCGATACTTTAATTCCAGTTCACTTCCAATATCTCTCAATTTGTTCAAAATGCATTGTTCCTGTTTCACCAAGGGCTAGCCTACAGTCAAGCAAACCATTCCTTTCACATCTTGCATTCCCGCTTTGCAATGTTTCGTTGCTGAAATGTTTGTAAATTATTAACAATGGGAATCATAAAATCATTAGCATATTGATGTTTTATTCATGTCATAAATCATAACACACTGTTCGGCCCCtatataaaagtatataaaCTGCTTTTAGTTACAAATATCAGTATTGGTATCGGTATCGACAATACTGGCCCTATATTTAATTGGTATCGGATCGAAACCAAATTTTACAGTATCGCACACCACTAgcctacagaggagaggagcgggtctgtgtgtgtgtaggcgcgCGTGTATGGAGAGCACAGGACAAGGAGAAACCGTGTCAGTGCCACTGCATGTAGACCTAACTGTTAACTAATGAAAGAAGATCATATCTACATGAAATAGAAACCCAATAGAAACGTATAAGAATCATTAAATGTTTACAAGGCTGGAAGTTCAACAAATATGGGTCtactaatgtgattaaaatagttaaataaaaaatatttcatttatCAATCTTATTCAATGACCTAATGCCATCATAACATACAGTAGACCTGGGCTCCAGgaaagaacagtttatgtttaactTATCTAATTTTGTGTTGGTCATACTATAGAATAATATATTGCTTATCTTTGTTGAATAAGACAGAAGATAAAGAACTTAAAAATAATCGCATATCGCATCTCAATCGCAATATTGGTgagaaaaatcgcaattagatttttttccatAATCGTTCACCCCTACTTTACAGGCAATTATACTGTAACACTCTACAAAACAAAAGTGTGGTGAAATTAGATGGCGTGCTTTTGGTCTGGCCCTCTCAATGTGTACTGTTCCAAGAGCAGACAAGAGCAATTTAAAAAGTATTTTCAGTGGATGATGAGAGACAATCCAACCTGTGCTTGAATGTGTTGTTGACGATCGCTTTCAGCACCAGACGGTCGCCAACACTAGACGGCCCTCTGAAGTGGAACATGTCAATAGCCTTCAGTGTGGGATGAGCATTACATAAACGACTGCCGAGAAGACAAACAAATAGCCAGAAATGCAAAAGAGTCACTGCCAAATATTTAATCCATTGCGTATTCTATATTTCATAATAACAACATATTTACATATTAATGCACCTGGACATTATAGAATGCATAAGGAACTTGCTAATTCCATCAATTAACTACTGTGCATCTCACCAGATATTTTGAAGCCAGAGACCAGTGGCTATGGCTAATACAAAAATCAACACTAAAGCATTCCATAGAGCAATGGCTAGTTGTGATTCGACATTCACCCAGTCAAAGGAACGGTCAGGTAAACATTAACTCCCATGACATGTTTGTATACTGTATCAGTTTTAGATAAATATCTACTAGGAGGAGGCTTGCTGAAACAGTGTGTAGCAGAGCTGTAGTAACAGCCACTCAATCAAATATACTTTCTAATTATTATCTAATAATaacaattataataataatacattttatttataacaCACTTATAAATCTCAAAGTGCTATAGGGTAAAAGTGTCTCCATTTCAGTGGTAAACCCTGGCTTTTATATGAATGTCATGATCATGTTTGATCATGTGACACACCTCGCAGCAATTGTAGCCACATTCTCCATCCAGGCCATAATCTGACCCCCGAAAGTGTTGACCTGATGGTTGGCATGAGGGGGCAGTACTAGCTCCACACTCTCCACTCGAGTCCGCTCTGTGGGCACAGCCTCCTGGAGGTCCTGACTCCCTGCCCcttaggcacacacagacacacacacacacacacaagcacgcacgcacgctcaaacacacagacacacacacacacagacacacacacacacacacacacacacaaacacagacacacacataaacatacacgttcacacaaacacaattatgCAAAGTGTGCATAATTACCCATTTAACCTGGCATCTGAATACATTTAGCAAAAACAGGGACTTCATGACAATGCAATTCCACAGGGAAAGAAATGAGTCACGAAGACATGAGTGAATGGAAACCTCCCAGAGTATGACTAGTCTGATCTACAGCCTGTGTGACGGGCACATTGACgtctgtgtgtacacacagaggaagcCTTTGGGAGAACTGAAACTCTCTTTCAACTCAACTGTACCAGATCACAGATGTATTTCAATTATTTGATATActgacttttaaaaactatTGTTTGTACTTATTATTTACTCTTCTCTGCTTTTAATTAGGAAAGGTACATTTAAttgcctctgtgtatgaaatgcgctatatgaataaacttgccttgcctaaAGCTCAACCCACTGTCAGACACCCTTTCTGTGACACTCAATTGTTTGTTATTGCACTGTTTAACCTTCATGCCGTCAGTCCATATCCTGTGTGTCATAGTCATACTCATATCCTACTCATCGACGGGAGAAAATGTCGTTATAGCGACGTTTTTAAAAAGATTTGTAAAAAACTTAATGAGGCTGGCTATCAACATATGCCTGAAGAAGTGAAAAACAGGTGGAAGACCCTGAAGACGCTGTATTATTCAGCCAAAAGAGGGAATTCCACCAGCGGAGATTTTCGTCATGACATTGGGAGCCTATATGTGGGCTGTATCGCTGACTTATTCGGAATAATGTTGATTGCTATGTAAACAGGAATATGCTCAAAACGTGACATTCTACTTGCATGTAAACAGGTTAAACGGAATATCGTCAATAAACTGATTCAAAACGGTTTATTCCTGGAAAACGCGCTCATTGTCATACTCGTACCCTCTGTGATACCCTTCTGGAAGGACTCATTGTTTAATATGTCCGTCATGATGTCGTGGTGGATGAGCCTCATCCGTCTTCTCTCCGCGGCAACGCTGTGCTCTGCCTGCTCCGTCTGAGTCCGTGGCACCAACTGCCTTAGGTGTACctgacacagaacacacacacacacacacacattcatacatagacacacacacacacacacacacacacacacacacacacatacatacacacacacgcatttacacacacacacacacacacacatacatacataaacgcACAtaaacgcgcgcgcacacacacacacacacacacacacacacacacacataacaagtgaatatatgaatatatgaatatataatGATAACCACAGGATGGCAAACCAGAACTGCACACAGGGATATAATGAGGTAAAAATTCACAACAGTAGATATAGAGAGGGTGTCTTTGCCCAGGTGAAATCCCACTGACCTTTCCACCTCCTGGAGGTCTGGCCACAAAGGTGGCATAAGCATAGCACACTTTCCAGCAGCCTCCACTGAAAAGATCCTCACAGGTCACCTCAATACCAACCTGAAACCAGAAGGCAAGCACAATAAACCATTAAGGACATACCATAGAGTAGCTGTGATTTATAATGTAACATGTGTGTTTAAAAAACTCTTACCTCCATACTGGAGTTAAACGCTCGATTCACTTTGGCTTTAATATTGACCACTTGTCCAACCCTGTGAAGAAATTGATAAGAGCATAAATTCATTGAGGGGTTTCAATATCATATCATCAATAACAGATTTCTCCCAAGTAATAAATAGATGCTGATTTTAGATGACACTTCTCCGCTAAAATGTACCGCCCATCTCCTTGTGACATTTGGGAGGATGGCATCTGTTCCAGTCGATGTGTTTATATTACTTTACCTCTGGCTCCATTGAACTACCACAGCCTATTAATCAGAGTCGTTTGTGTTTACTGCAGTCCCAACCCCtttggaggggagagggagggtgcATTCACTAATTAAGGGGCTTGTTTCAAAGGAGCAGCTCTACATCTGCCTAAGTCTGTGGAGGAATCATTGGAATCAGCCTATTATGCTGTGTCAGCAGCCTCCTCCACCAACATTATTACAGCATATTAAAACTTCAACAACACTTCACAGACACAGCAGCTTCTCAGCTGAAACAGATGCCACTGAAAAAGCCTACATATTTGTTGATGGGTGTGCTCTGTAATTGATCAAATGCTTCCACGTGCTGGTGGAGAATCATGTCTTAGGCTAAACTGTAAGGAGGACTTTTATGGTGGCAAATATAACTTTTATGGTGGCAAACAGTCTTCAGACTACTCCACATATTGTGGGAGCAATCCTTTTAGGAGAGTAGACCCTCTCTCCCAAACAGACCAATAAGAAGAATGGTGAAGGAAAGGTGTTTCAGGCATGGCATTTTCACTCGTGACATACTCACCCGATGGTGCGCTCAAAGTTGATATCATCGACTGAGGCAGTGACACAGGGGCATCCTGCATGTCTCTCAGCTGCAGCACCACAGGAAACACAAAGCATGGGAGACATATGAGACCACCATATGAGACCGCATACATATGAGACCACCATATGAGACCGCGTACATATGAGACCACCATATGAGACCGCGTACATATGAGACCACCATATGAGACCGCGTACATATgatagggctgaaacgattactCGAGTACCGTAATTCGTATAATTCGATTACAAAAAATGGTCGAGGAAAATTCTCTGCCTCGAAGCTGTGTAGACAAGGTGCAATGTGTCCACTGCAAAGCAGAACCAGCGTACTACAACAGCACGTCAACGATGATTCAACATCTAAGCCGAAAGCATCCAGTTGTTACCAGCTCACCAAGCGTAGCCGGCAACTCAAGGCAACGTAAACACTGATGTTACCTGATTTAATGTATTAGCTAGTTAAAAAAGCAGGAcatttgttgtgcatattaataaatTGCACTTATTAAcgcaaaattattttttgtccgATTACTCAATTAATCAATGAAATAATCGCTAGAATACTCGATTCCAAAAAGAACTGCTGCCCTATATACATATCACATACATATGAGACCACCATATGAgactatatatatacatatcctAACATAGTGCCAGCTTATTGTGATTCTGTATTCAGATATTTCTATgattacactaacacacacacacacacacacacacacacacacacacacatacacattgcaAGAAATGCATTTCAATGCTGTTTCTTAAAAAGAGGAGACATGTGGATGCACATATAGGCCTTGTGTTCAGCCAAGTATTGAGTCTACTGAAAGGGAGTAAATGGCAGTCACATTACTGTCGAAGGTTTTCTTGATAAATATAATATCTACTTGAATACACTTCAAAATATGCTGCTAAAGATATACTTAATAACATATAACTAAAATAGTCATAACAAGCTTACCAAACATGGCAAACTCATTCTCCCACGCCTGCATATCGTCATCTTCTTATAATAatggtatttttttttcaggtttttcaaaaacaaaaaagttaaccAAAAATTGAATGATGATGATTTAGGCAAAAAAAACCATTTTGTCAAAATATTACTTAACCATGAAGCGAACCAAAGCAACTCATAACCCTCAACAAGTAGCTTATAGGCTACTTGCCTACGACCCTTACAAATAATAACTGCAGTTGTTCAAGTGTCATTTAAAGTGTCAACTGCAATTTTTGAAGAATTCTTCtctgcagtattttggacatgacAAAAAATGCATCGCACTGCACTTTTGCTGCAAAAATTCAGTATTTTGGAGACAAAACTGCATTGTACTTGGGGGGGTTGTGCCTCACCTGACAGACAGGCTGTAGAGTCCATCCACTTGAGTAGCTGTCCCACACTCAGCTCTTGGCAGTGGTTGGCGTGACAGGGCATCACAATCTGGCTCTTCTTCACCTCTGTGGGGTTCCTGTACATTTCCACCTGGGCAAGGTCTTTCAGCTTGGCCCAGGTACCATTTGAAGAACTCATCTTTGTAAACCTCTACACGGCGGTGTTCCAAGGACCTACATTAATTGAATGAGGGATATTTTGTGATCTCTTCAAAAACTAGGATTTGAGAAAGTAGCCTACCAAAgagggcatgtgtgtgagtgtgtgtacatagcctacatcacgccgcagtagcctacacaatagacACTTTGCCCTCTCCATGCTTTATTGGTTTAGCCAACAGTCGCAAAGCTTCAGAACGTTTAGCGCCCTATTGCGAAATACCGGTAGTCCTTTTTCTGTTACACCTTCCTCACTTGCATGTCTAAACATGCTATCCATTACTAAAATCAAAACAATCTATTAGCGAGCAGTTTAAAAATGGCAGCGATTGTTGATGCATATTTGTAGGCTATCGTGAGTTAATGTGTGAATGTTTGAAAATGTAGATAACAGCCCAAGCTTTAGTTTACAACATGTGGACTAAACAAGACGTCCTGATAGGCCTACGGATATTTGGGACAAGTAGCCGACGGAAAAGATTTAACACTGGAAAGACAGGTAGACTTCAAGGGCTGTCGGCAAAAATCAACAACTTTTGATGGGCTGGGCCAGTTTAATCCACACGTACCCAACGAAAGCAAGTTCAGCTATTAAAAACACTTCAACAAACCAATGTATACAAGCCTACCTAGATGATGCATTTAGTGGACAGTCCAAAAGTTTGCTTCTCTGCATTGGGTTCCTATGTATGTATCGAGTGCGTTTACTGAATGACTGGAAAGGTAGTTTATCCCCAAAGCCCCTCCCTGGCTTGCCAGGAGTATTATGGCTACGTGATGTCACGTAAATTGCGCACGGCCTAGGCTACTCACTATATCTACTCTCTCAGTTGCTGTGTTATGATAAAACCCAAATAATCAAAATTATTTTGAAAATATATATCAAAAGTTTTTGGCCTTGTATAAGTAGCCTACCTTTTTGCCGtcgttttccttttttctcctcAACAGCAAACCACTCGCTAGGCTACTGACGCGGTCCAGTAGTCCAGTCTACACAGCCCACTAACTCTGAGCAAACAGCAGATGGCAGTCTCGATTTGTGGTTTGGTTATGGCTCGTTTGCTGGATGTCTATCAGTCCATAGTCAGTGGATTATACAGCAACATCTAAAGCCAAATGATGATGAAAAGTTCAGAATAAAGTGATCAGTTAATTATAGTTAAATGTAGCCATATTTCCCTCAAATTCCCCTAGGCCTAGTCTAAATAACCTTAAGCAGTGATATGAATAATGAATTGTGATTACTGTAACACAATTGTTATTATCCAAACTACTTTACTTAGACCTTAAATATGTCTCTTTTTACTAATGTAATTtcttataaaaaaataaaaaaaaccatTTGTCAGCGTATTAAACGGCTGATcaaatattaggctactaatCGCAGCCGCCCATATAGCCTATTCTTGGTTATGAAGGGCAGAGGGCGGTTTAAATGAaacagtctgaagtcattgGTAAGTATGAATGTCAATCACCAAGATTAGGTCACCGCCCATAGTCCATGCTGTGACCAGGGTCGGTTGAGCAGCACTATCACAGAAGGATGGGGTCACGGATGGGCTACACGTTGACAGCTGGAACATAAGAAATTCATCGTGGAATAACGGGCGATTCTCTCAACACATTTAAAACCATGTTTCCGAAGGGAAAAGGGAATGCCGTGCCCTCAGACGGGCAAGCTCGTGAAAAGTAAGGGCTCCGATCATGCCTACATTATTCCCTAGCTCATTCATATTGTTTCTGCTGTTTGCGCCCTATGTCCCTCCATCTATGGCGATGTTGCAGGAACATGTTTAGCCCGTTTCAGTCTAATATGAATGAAAGATTTTGTACAAACCTTGTTTTGTAGAGATGTTGAGGAATTCATATGGTCACAGTTTCGTGAATTTAAGACGAAAACAGCTTTGTTGATGTAGACTCACGACACGTTCTCTATATGACTGAATCATTTGTTAAAGCCCTTAAACGTTTATCAAGtaaaatattttcaaatgcacgtGACATACTGTGTTGATCAGTAGTTGCGCTGTAGACACATGCGATTtgttaggctactttgttttcaTGTTACGAATATGTTACTAACTTGGTCAGAAGGAATGTTGGCTACATTTCGCAAAGGCTGCAAAATAATAGGTTAACGTTATATTGTGTGAGATATACTAtagaccatgtagcctataacCTATTCAGTTTCATCAAACCTGTCTCTTTAACTCATACAGGCTAGCATTGTATGTCTACGAGTATCTGCTTCACATCGGTGCACAGAAGTCTGCACAAACGTTCCTCTCTGAGGTGAGGTGGTCTTCTattgtctgtttgtttacatgGAGAATGACCTCTTCCGTCCATTCCGCAATGCTCTTTGTTCGGTTCAGTGTGACCTCCATTTTGAAGCTCTATCATATTGTATATTATTTTATGTGCCTTTCCATTTATGATGTTTTTGTCATTGTGTCTTTCCGTTTTCATAGATACGGTGGGAGAAAAACATTACGCTTGGTGAGCCACCAGGCTTCCTTCATTCATGGTGGTGGTAAGTTAGGTTACTTCAACTTAGTGAGGAGGATTCCTTTTAAAGTCTATTAATTGCAAATAACAAATGAGACCTCACATTTGAACTTGTCTCCTGTAGAAAATGTAATATTTAAAGGAAACGTTCTGTGCAGCTTTGTTATCAAAGGAGACATAGACCTattgcttgttttatttctcaGTGGTCTTCTCTGGTCACTCTACCTTATCCCTCAAGAGTTTCAGGTGTAATACTGCTCTACTCTAAAGACAGGAAAGACGGGCTACCTAGGCCAGTTTAATCATCCTCATAGCCTATTCTCATGTGTGTTTTCAATTTGTCCTGAAGAGCTTTTCTAATGTTATGAAATGTGTTGCTTTGTCATTAACTATGTCACAGTGTATTTTGGGATTTGTACTGTGCGGCCCCAGAAAGAAGGGACACATGCGATCACTCCAGTGAGGCCAAAGCCTTTCATGACTACGTGagtaatgccccccccccccccccttacacacacccaccacacacacatcctcctgtCCTTTTTTTGACACATGCAGTTAACAATGAAGGAATGAATAGATGGACATAATGACTCTTACGAAAAATAACTATAGTAATACTGTATTGTTCTATAGTAGCTAGTGTGTAAACATCTGTGGTGTTCTGTAATGCTTCTATGATATCCTTACCCTCAATAGTCTTCTATAGTATCTCCAAAAAtattataagattcctatatcttgtagcctatttctatACGATTACTagaatattttgtcccaaaatacAAGTCCTGTAGCCTAGTTCTTTTCTCCGTAAAGGGAGCAAGCACTTGTAAATGCTCCCTAGTTTGTTGGCTGTAGTTTAAAGGTTCATTGGAATAGGTGTGTGAAGAAAGAAATGGAAAGCCGGTAAGGGTTAAGAGATGCTGGAATAATTACATGAACCAGTGCAGGTTGCTTGAAGACATACTGTAAGGTTAACATAATCTCTCAATAGTGCTTCCTCTTTGACTTCATTAGATGAACAACAAGCCTAAATGGGGCCAGGGGAAGtggctataattttaatgttacACTCTATGTTGACACAAAAATATTGTATTGAAATTACGGCACTCTGTTGCATTTTTTTTGCGAGATCTATGGAATAGGAAATTAAGAGAACATGGGAAAACATTTCTATATGATCTTGTTAACTCTCACATAAATGATATAAGTAATGGTCAAAGTAAGTGCTACTACTGGACCGAATTGCTTATATGGTTTTAGTCCATTTACCTTTAAGTGCTACACTAATAGACCAGATGCAATAAACAAGCTGTGT of Alosa sapidissima isolate fAloSap1 chromosome 1, fAloSap1.pri, whole genome shotgun sequence contains these proteins:
- the acot11a gene encoding acyl-coenzyme A thioesterase 11 isoform X1, translated to MSSSNGTWAKLKDLAQVEMYRNPTEVKKSQIVMPCHANHCQELSVGQLLKWMDSTACLSAERHAGCPCVTASVDDINFERTIGVGQVVNIKAKVNRAFNSSMEVGIEVTCEDLFSGGCWKVCYAYATFVARPPGGGKVHLRQLVPRTQTEQAEHSVAAERRRMRLIHHDIMTDILNNESFQKGITEGAGSQDLQEAVPTERTRVESVELVLPPHANHQVNTFGGQIMAWMENVATIAASRLCNAHPTLKAIDMFHFRGPSSVGDRLVLKAIVNNTFKHSVEVGVCAEAYKGEEPLRHINSAFMTYEVLDEAGRLQTLPPIRPEPMEGQRRYQEAIARKKIRLDRKYIISCNQTEMPLSVPWDASNQVYLSYNNVFALKMLAARDNWVLNHEKNQVSLYTLEEDQSLCFRVEAEVEVPAATAFQLLSELRHRQEWDQHYNSCELITQVNEDDRLYRVVTPSVSEVGKIQDFILLGSRRPPCDQGDPYVVALRSITLPTHPPTEDVNRGEVLCAGFTIYAVSSSVAKISYYNQASAEVLPYISTDIAGLSTSFYSNFCACSRFLLEHKAEAPILTSTPL
- the acot11a gene encoding acyl-coenzyme A thioesterase 11 isoform X2 — translated: MSSSNGTWAKLKDLAQVEMYRNPTEVKKSQIVMPCHANHCQELSVGQLLKWMDSTACLSAERHAGCPCVTASVDDINFERTIGVGQVVNIKAKVNRAFNSSMEVGIEVTCEDLFSGGCWKVCYAYATFVARPPGGGKVHLRQLVPRTQTEQAEHSVAAERRRMRLIHHDIMTDILNNESFQKGITEGSQDLQEAVPTERTRVESVELVLPPHANHQVNTFGGQIMAWMENVATIAASRLCNAHPTLKAIDMFHFRGPSSVGDRLVLKAIVNNTFKHSVEVGVCAEAYKGEEPLRHINSAFMTYEVLDEAGRLQTLPPIRPEPMEGQRRYQEAIARKKIRLDRKYIISCNQTEMPLSVPWDASNQVYLSYNNVFALKMLAARDNWVLNHEKNQVSLYTLEEDQSLCFRVEAEVEVPAATAFQLLSELRHRQEWDQHYNSCELITQVNEDDRLYRVVTPSVSEVGKIQDFILLGSRRPPCDQGDPYVVALRSITLPTHPPTEDVNRGEVLCAGFTIYAVSSSVAKISYYNQASAEVLPYISTDIAGLSTSFYSNFCACSRFLLEHKAEAPILTSTPL